One Ensifer adhaerens genomic window, TGATGATCTTGATCAGCGTGCTCTTGCCGCAGCCGTTTTCACCGGCAAGGCAATGAACCTCGCCCGGACGAACGTCAAAGCTCACATTCTTGAGCGCCCGGACGCCACCGAACGTCATGTTGATGTCGCGCAGGGACAGAAGCGGCTTTTCGCCTCCTCCCGCGGTCGCAAGCTGGTGCATGTGTCTGTGCCCGTAAATCACGTTAAGTTGGAGCGGGACGCGGGCGGATAATCGCAAACACGTTGCCCCATCCCGCTCCAGTACCTTTGAAGGGACTTGCCAGGCCGGCCGAAGCCGGCCCAGCAGCCGGGAGAACCCTTATGTTTTGGGCGTCAGAGGCCCATGGCCGCGAGATCCGCGACCGTCTCCTTGTTGATCGGCACGAGCTGGTCGACGATGATGTTGCGGTTCTCGAAGTCGGGTTTGACCTTGCCGAGACCTTCGATCTCGTCGCCGTCCTTGACCTCCTCGCCCTTCATCAGCTTGTCGGCAAGGGTAACGAAGACTTCGCCGGCCTGTTTCGGATTCCACATGAAGCCGCCGGAAATCGCGTCGGATTTCACCAGCTTCTGGCCCTGTCCCGGAGAGAAGGGACCGAGCACGAAGATCTCGCCGACCTTGCGGCGCTCCTCGACCGCACGGCCTGCGCCGATCGGACCCTGGCTACCGAAGGCAAGGAAGCCTTTAAGGTTCGGATGTGCGGAGATCAGGTCGAGTGCGGTCGACCGGCTCTTGTCGACGTCTTCGGCCACGCCATAGCGATCGCCAACCAGCGTCATATCGGGATAGTTCTTCTTGATATAGGCGATCGCCGCATCGGCCCAGGCGTTGTGCAGCGGCACGGTGAGCGAGCCGACGAAGACGGCATATTCGCCCTTGCCGCCCATCTTTTCGGCGAGCAGCTTGCCATGCGCCTCACCGAAGCCGGTCGAGGATGCCAACTCGAAGTCCCAGTCGGCACCCTTCTGGCTCGGCGATTCATGGGTGATGACGATGATGCCCTTCTCCTTGGCCTTGGTGAGAACCGGCTCAAGCACCTTGGCATCGTTCGGCACCACGCCGATTACCTTCACCCCTTGTGCGATAAGGTCTTCGATCG contains:
- a CDS encoding autoinducer 2 ABC transporter substrate-binding protein, which encodes MIRKILVAALATSLALASSAAAFAQDAGKVGVVVKIGGIPWFNAMEAGIKERGQKLGIDAFMVGPTSADPALQVRAIEDLIAQGVKVIGVVPNDAKVLEPVLTKAKEKGIIVITHESPSQKGADWDFELASSTGFGEAHGKLLAEKMGGKGEYAVFVGSLTVPLHNAWADAAIAYIKKNYPDMTLVGDRYGVAEDVDKSRSTALDLISAHPNLKGFLAFGSQGPIGAGRAVEERRKVGEIFVLGPFSPGQGQKLVKSDAISGGFMWNPKQAGEVFVTLADKLMKGEEVKDGDEIEGLGKVKPDFENRNIIVDQLVPINKETVADLAAMGL